One genomic window of Halococcus salifodinae DSM 8989 includes the following:
- a CDS encoding thiamine pyrophosphate-dependent enzyme, protein MSKSFSAIGSAAQDEEIDREVFTPGIEPQATWCPGCGDFGVLKALKGAMPEVGRTPDETLLVTGIGCSGKLSSYFESYGVHSIHGRSLPVARAAKLANPGLEVIAAGGDGDGYGIGGNHFMHTARENHDMTYIVFNNEIFGLTKGQTSPTSPKGHKSKTQPHGSAKDPIRPLSMALTAGASYVARTAAVNPRQATEILTEAIEHDGFAHIDFLTQCPTWNKDAKQYVPYTDVQQSDEFDFDVSDRREAAEMMHETEDKLYEGEVLTGRFYVDEDRRSYGEEKRSTGEMPEDPLAEQYFDDDYDWERSYDLLDVHK, encoded by the coding sequence ATGAGCAAGTCATTCAGCGCGATCGGCAGTGCGGCACAGGACGAGGAGATCGACCGCGAGGTGTTCACGCCGGGGATCGAACCCCAGGCGACGTGGTGTCCCGGCTGTGGCGACTTCGGCGTCCTCAAAGCCCTGAAGGGCGCGATGCCCGAAGTCGGCCGGACGCCCGACGAAACGCTGTTGGTGACGGGCATCGGCTGCTCCGGAAAGCTGTCGAGTTACTTCGAGTCCTACGGTGTGCACTCGATCCACGGCCGATCGTTGCCCGTCGCCCGGGCGGCGAAATTGGCGAACCCAGGTCTGGAGGTCATCGCAGCGGGTGGTGACGGCGATGGCTACGGCATCGGCGGGAACCACTTCATGCACACCGCCCGCGAGAACCACGACATGACCTACATCGTGTTCAACAACGAGATCTTCGGGTTGACGAAGGGGCAGACCTCGCCAACGAGTCCGAAGGGTCACAAATCGAAGACCCAGCCCCACGGCTCGGCCAAAGACCCGATCCGGCCGCTCTCGATGGCGCTGACGGCCGGGGCGTCCTACGTCGCGCGGACCGCTGCGGTGAATCCCCGGCAGGCGACCGAAATCCTGACGGAGGCGATCGAACACGACGGGTTCGCCCACATCGACTTCCTGACCCAGTGTCCGACCTGGAACAAGGACGCCAAACAGTACGTTCCCTACACCGACGTCCAGCAGTCCGACGAGTTCGACTTCGACGTCTCCGATCGGCGCGAGGCCGCCGAGATGATGCACGAGACAGAGGACAAACTCTACGAGGGCGAAGTTCTCACAGGGAGATTCTACGTCGACGAGGATCGCCGGTCATACGGCGAGGAAAAGCGCTCGACCGGCGAGATGCCCGAAGACCCCCTCGCCGAGCAGTACTTCGACGACGACTACGACTGGGAGCGCTCCTACGACCTCCTCGACGTCCACAAGTAA
- a CDS encoding gamma-glutamylcyclotransferase family protein: protein MEVFVYGTLTDSDRAAALLDTFAYHGETVLDGLHRVKGAYPTLAPDGRTRGRILRTPEIDVLDEYEGVERGLYARVSVPFTDAAIDHDDAAARGDTAIDSRKLAVYVGDPDALDVVGVSWPGPGSFRERVERYVHEEEVCVRRE from the coding sequence ATGGAGGTCTTCGTCTACGGAACGCTGACCGATTCCGACCGTGCGGCGGCGCTCCTCGATACGTTCGCGTACCACGGCGAGACCGTTCTCGATGGACTCCACCGGGTCAAGGGAGCCTACCCGACACTCGCGCCCGATGGCAGGACGCGAGGACGAATTCTCCGAACACCTGAAATCGACGTGCTCGACGAGTACGAAGGCGTCGAACGCGGGCTGTACGCCCGTGTTTCGGTACCATTCACCGACGCTGCGATCGATCACGACGACGCTGCTGCCCGGGGTGATACAGCAATCGACAGCAGGAAGCTCGCGGTGTACGTTGGCGACCCGGATGCACTCGACGTGGTGGGCGTTTCGTGGCCGGGTCCGGGTTCGTTCCGCGAGCGCGTCGAGCGGTACGTCCACGAAGAAGAGGTGTGCGTCCGTCGAGAGTGA
- a CDS encoding 2-oxoacid:acceptor oxidoreductase subunit alpha, translated as MTGTELIWRIAGGSGDGIDSTSQSFTKALMRAGLHVFTHRHYPSRIRGGHTYVEVRAAEHEVKSRGDGYNFLLALGDSFARNPQDEAYYGNEEAKPLSENLDDLREGGVIVYDEGLLDESEIDDFDQRVEDNDWHVYPMDLRGIAREHGREIMRNTAGVAVTAALLGMETDPFEELMSDNMGGDILEDNLTVLEEAYQQTAELEHTHELEAPTAEPHDDQQVLLNGSNALAYGAIDEGCRFIAGYPMTPWTDVFTIMSQHLPELGGISEQVEDEIAAAALAIGASHAGAKAMSGSSGGGFALMSEPLGLAEMTETPLVLVEAMRAGPSTGMPTKPEQADLEHVLYTSQGDSNRVVFAPGNVAECYDQAREAFRVAYEYQIPAVIVIDQKLSGEMTNVPESHFDREPNPDLGSTLTEEEIAEAPHHASGKFNRFQHDPENGVSPRSIPGQEGGRYLASGNEHTPQGHISEDPDNRVAQTDRRLRKLDAIREDLDSTDLDRQTAYGPDDADYGILVWGSQQPTVEEAVDRLNDDGHSVKALGVSDLMPYPKQDVTEFLESVEECLVVEMNASAQFRGLTQKELGRFGEKLTSLLKYNGNPFEPGEIVEGFDVQVNGGSEPPTAQVRLEPATGD; from the coding sequence ATGACAGGAACAGAACTCATCTGGCGGATCGCGGGCGGTTCCGGCGACGGGATCGACTCGACAAGCCAGAGTTTCACCAAGGCGCTGATGCGGGCCGGATTGCACGTCTTCACCCACCGACACTACCCCTCACGGATCCGGGGCGGCCACACCTACGTCGAGGTGCGCGCCGCCGAGCACGAAGTGAAGTCCCGCGGCGACGGCTACAACTTCCTACTGGCGCTCGGCGACAGCTTCGCGCGGAATCCCCAGGACGAGGCCTACTACGGCAACGAGGAAGCCAAGCCGCTGTCGGAGAACCTCGACGACCTCCGCGAGGGCGGCGTGATCGTCTACGACGAGGGCCTGCTCGACGAAAGCGAGATCGACGACTTCGATCAGCGCGTCGAGGACAACGACTGGCACGTCTATCCGATGGACCTCCGTGGGATCGCCCGCGAACACGGCCGCGAGATCATGCGCAACACCGCCGGCGTCGCGGTCACCGCGGCGCTGCTCGGGATGGAGACCGACCCGTTCGAGGAGCTCATGAGCGACAACATGGGCGGGGACATCCTCGAGGACAATCTCACCGTTCTCGAAGAGGCCTACCAGCAGACCGCGGAGTTGGAGCACACCCACGAGTTGGAAGCACCGACCGCCGAACCACACGACGACCAGCAGGTGCTGCTCAACGGCTCGAACGCGCTGGCGTACGGCGCGATCGACGAGGGGTGTCGGTTCATCGCGGGCTATCCGATGACTCCCTGGACCGACGTGTTCACCATCATGAGCCAGCATCTCCCCGAACTGGGGGGTATCTCCGAGCAGGTCGAAGACGAGATCGCCGCCGCCGCTCTCGCCATCGGTGCCTCCCACGCCGGCGCGAAAGCGATGTCGGGCTCGTCCGGTGGCGGGTTCGCGCTGATGAGCGAGCCGCTCGGCCTCGCAGAGATGACCGAGACGCCACTCGTTCTGGTCGAAGCGATGCGCGCGGGCCCCTCGACTGGGATGCCCACCAAACCCGAACAGGCCGATCTCGAACACGTCCTCTACACCAGTCAAGGGGATTCGAATCGCGTCGTCTTCGCGCCGGGCAACGTCGCGGAGTGTTACGACCAGGCTCGCGAAGCCTTCCGGGTCGCCTACGAGTACCAGATTCCCGCCGTGATCGTCATCGACCAGAAGCTCTCGGGCGAGATGACCAACGTGCCCGAATCGCACTTCGACCGCGAGCCCAACCCAGACCTGGGGAGCACACTGACCGAAGAGGAGATCGCGGAGGCTCCCCACCACGCCTCGGGGAAGTTCAACCGCTTCCAGCACGATCCCGAGAACGGTGTGAGCCCGCGGTCGATCCCCGGCCAGGAGGGCGGACGCTACCTCGCTTCGGGTAACGAACACACCCCGCAAGGGCACATCTCGGAGGATCCCGACAACCGCGTCGCTCAGACCGACCGTCGGCTCCGCAAGCTCGACGCCATCCGCGAGGATCTCGACAGTACCGATCTCGATCGCCAGACGGCGTACGGTCCGGACGACGCCGACTACGGCATCTTGGTCTGGGGGAGCCAACAGCCCACCGTCGAGGAGGCTGTCGACCGCCTCAACGACGACGGCCACTCGGTCAAAGCACTCGGCGTGAGCGACCTCATGCCGTATCCGAAACAGGACGTGACCGAATTCCTCGAATCGGTCGAGGAGTGTCTGGTGGTGGAGATGAACGCGAGCGCACAGTTCCGCGGGCTCACCCAGAAGGAACTCGGACGGTTCGGCGAGAAACTCACGAGCCTGCTGAAGTACAACGGGAACCCGTTCGAGCCGGGCGAGATCGTCGAGGGGTTCGACGTGCAGGTCAACGGCGGGAGCGAGCCACCAACCGCCCAGGTTCGACTCGAACCCGCGACAGGTGATTAA
- the lrpA1 gene encoding HTH-type transcriptional regulator LrpA1 codes for MSADATEDRILSVLEEDAQASYAEIAERAGVSKPTVRKYIEKLEGDGVIVGYSADIDPKKLSGRSIAFVGIEVESGRYVEATRELKTVDDIETLYSSSGDHTLMAEVRAPDGDAVGAIIADAILPIDGVTAAHPSFLQERLK; via the coding sequence ATGAGCGCGGACGCTACCGAGGACCGCATCCTCTCGGTCTTGGAGGAGGATGCCCAAGCCTCGTACGCCGAGATCGCCGAACGGGCCGGGGTTTCGAAACCCACGGTTCGAAAGTACATCGAGAAACTCGAAGGCGACGGCGTGATCGTCGGCTACTCCGCGGACATCGACCCCAAGAAGCTCTCGGGCCGGTCGATCGCGTTCGTCGGCATCGAGGTCGAGAGCGGACGCTACGTCGAGGCGACCCGCGAACTCAAAACCGTCGACGACATCGAGACGCTGTACAGTTCGAGCGGTGATCACACCCTGATGGCCGAAGTCCGTGCACCCGACGGCGATGCGGTCGGCGCGATCATCGCGGATGCCATCCTCCCGATCGACGGCGTTACCGCTGCGCATCCCTCTTTCCTTCAGGAACGGCTCAAGTGA
- the ilvA gene encoding threonine ammonia-lyase: MIELADVLDARERVESVARHTPLEYSHSFSSMTGAAVHPKLEVFQRTGSFKLRGATNRIALLSADEQAAGVVTASAGNHAQGVALAATRADVDSVVVMPEHAPIAKVKATRSYGAEVVLHGEDYDAAQAHAHEIEAEDDRTYVHAFDDPAVMAGQGTIGLEIVEDCPEVDTVVVPIGGGGLIAGIATAIKARSPDTRVIGVEAEGAPSASRSLQQGSIQELDGVDTIADGIATRKIGDRTFEVIEECVDEVVTVSDPEIAVAITTLLERSKTLVEGAGAVPMAAVLSEAFEYADDEVIVPALCGGNIDLNMLRTVVMRGLVETGRYLRLRTTLADQPGSLEQLIGIISAERANIYAIQHDRTSRDTGMTATEVEIDLETRGEDHVAALLDELESSGYDVDVLV; this comes from the coding sequence ATGATCGAACTCGCCGACGTGCTCGACGCCCGCGAGCGTGTCGAAAGCGTCGCCCGTCACACACCGCTCGAATACTCCCACTCGTTTTCGTCGATGACCGGTGCGGCGGTCCACCCCAAGCTCGAAGTGTTTCAACGTACTGGCTCGTTCAAGCTCCGGGGCGCGACCAACCGGATCGCCCTCCTCTCGGCCGACGAGCAGGCGGCGGGCGTCGTCACCGCGAGCGCGGGCAATCACGCTCAAGGTGTGGCGCTCGCGGCCACCCGTGCGGACGTCGACAGCGTCGTCGTGATGCCCGAGCACGCCCCGATCGCGAAGGTCAAAGCCACCCGAAGCTACGGGGCCGAGGTCGTCCTCCACGGTGAGGACTACGACGCAGCTCAAGCCCACGCCCACGAGATCGAGGCCGAGGACGACCGGACCTACGTCCACGCGTTCGACGATCCGGCAGTGATGGCTGGCCAGGGGACCATCGGTCTCGAGATCGTCGAGGACTGCCCCGAGGTCGACACCGTCGTGGTTCCGATCGGTGGCGGCGGACTCATTGCGGGGATCGCCACCGCAATCAAAGCGAGATCGCCCGACACGCGGGTGATCGGTGTCGAGGCCGAGGGCGCACCGAGTGCGAGTCGGTCACTCCAGCAGGGGAGCATTCAGGAACTCGACGGCGTCGACACCATCGCCGACGGGATCGCCACCCGCAAGATCGGCGATCGGACCTTCGAGGTGATCGAGGAGTGCGTCGACGAGGTGGTGACGGTCTCGGACCCCGAGATCGCGGTCGCGATCACGACGCTGCTCGAACGATCGAAAACGCTGGTGGAGGGCGCTGGTGCAGTCCCGATGGCCGCCGTTCTCTCGGAAGCGTTCGAGTACGCCGACGACGAGGTGATCGTGCCGGCACTCTGTGGCGGCAACATCGATCTCAACATGCTCCGGACGGTGGTGATGCGCGGTCTCGTCGAAACCGGACGCTACCTCCGGCTCCGGACCACGCTGGCCGACCAGCCCGGATCGCTCGAACAGCTCATCGGGATCATCTCCGCGGAGCGGGCGAACATCTACGCCATCCAGCACGACCGGACCTCGCGAGACACCGGAATGACCGCGACCGAAGTCGAGATCGACCTCGAAACCCGTGGGGAAGACCACGTCGCGGCCCTCCTCGACGAACTCGAATCCAGCGGTTACGATGTCGACGTGCTCGTGTGA
- a CDS encoding sugar transferase, with translation MGLTTGLRYRVASTLGTAVLVVGAIVVANHPFAQRVLTSLPVSGRLVPTTLTDGALTVAAATALVVVFVALGPLFKPRPRRILDTISLTVRRLFAASLALAAVGYLDYTYRLPRTTLVMMAVLLGIWLPAWFVLIRRRPVAGSHRAVLVGDDHTAMAELFETTDLSIVGYVAPSIQYDPEPSEQGSTTRFADGGTHQQPRLDDVECLGGLSRLEEVFVEHDIDTAVLAFERSDRAEFFGTLATCYDHGVAAKVHRKHADSVLTTDTSVVGLVDIQLEPWDWEDRALKRLFDIAFAATGLIVLSPIILPVAIAIKLDSPGPVLYGQERTAEFGETVEIYKFRSMVADAEADTGAKLSEEDAGGVDSRVTRTGRLLRRTHLDEIPQLWSILVGDMAVVGPRPERPELDADIESGITQWRRRWFVKPGLTGLAQINGATGHDPERKLRYDTQYIHQQSFWVDIRIVIRQVWMVVSDTAAVVTTDDSSEK, from the coding sequence ATGGGGCTTACCACAGGGCTGCGGTATCGCGTCGCGAGCACCCTCGGGACCGCCGTGCTCGTCGTGGGCGCGATCGTGGTAGCCAACCACCCGTTCGCTCAGCGGGTCCTGACGTCGCTCCCCGTCTCGGGCCGGCTCGTGCCCACGACACTCACCGACGGGGCGTTGACGGTGGCCGCAGCCACCGCCCTCGTCGTGGTGTTCGTCGCACTCGGGCCGCTGTTCAAGCCCCGGCCCCGCCGGATCCTCGACACCATCTCGCTCACTGTCCGTCGGCTGTTTGCCGCGTCGCTCGCGCTCGCTGCGGTCGGCTACCTCGATTACACCTACCGGCTCCCACGAACGACGCTCGTGATGATGGCGGTGCTGCTTGGGATTTGGCTCCCCGCGTGGTTCGTCCTGATCCGTCGCCGCCCCGTCGCCGGGAGCCACCGCGCAGTGCTGGTCGGCGACGATCACACCGCGATGGCCGAACTTTTCGAAACCACCGATCTCTCGATCGTGGGCTACGTCGCCCCTTCCATCCAGTACGATCCCGAACCATCCGAACAGGGATCGACCACCCGATTCGCCGACGGTGGCACCCACCAACAGCCCCGTCTCGACGACGTGGAGTGTCTCGGTGGGCTCTCACGGCTCGAAGAGGTCTTCGTCGAGCACGATATCGACACCGCAGTGCTCGCGTTCGAGCGATCGGATCGTGCGGAGTTCTTCGGCACGCTCGCGACGTGTTACGACCACGGCGTGGCGGCGAAAGTCCACCGTAAACACGCCGATAGCGTCCTCACCACCGACACGAGCGTGGTCGGCCTTGTCGACATCCAACTCGAACCCTGGGACTGGGAAGATCGAGCGCTGAAGCGGCTGTTCGACATCGCGTTCGCCGCTACCGGACTGATTGTCCTCTCGCCGATCATTCTCCCAGTCGCGATCGCGATCAAACTCGACAGTCCGGGACCGGTGCTCTACGGCCAGGAACGCACCGCGGAGTTCGGCGAAACCGTCGAGATCTACAAGTTCCGGAGCATGGTCGCCGACGCCGAGGCCGACACCGGCGCGAAGCTGAGCGAAGAGGACGCCGGCGGCGTCGATTCCCGGGTCACTCGGACCGGACGGCTTCTCAGACGCACCCATCTCGACGAAATCCCCCAGCTCTGGTCGATTCTCGTCGGCGATATGGCGGTCGTCGGCCCACGGCCCGAACGTCCCGAACTCGATGCCGACATCGAATCCGGCATCACCCAGTGGCGACGGCGATGGTTCGTCAAACCCGGCCTGACTGGCCTCGCCCAGATCAACGGTGCCACCGGCCACGATCCCGAGCGGAAACTCCGGTACGACACCCAGTACATCCACCAACAATCGTTCTGGGTCGATATCCGGATCGTCATCCGTCAGGTCTGGATGGTCGTTAGTGACACGGCAGCTGTTGTCACGACTGACGATAGTTCCGAGAAGTAA
- a CDS encoding aminotransferase class V-fold PLP-dependent enzyme, giving the protein MDPLDLRAAIPALDEITYLNTGAASPAPRPVIEAVIDCVEHQQYVAPAAEGMYPALFAALDDARGTVADFLGADPDEIALTQSTADGINRIATALPWQEGDVVVRTDCEHPAGILPWERLADHHGVETRVVETTRGRLDRDDLATALDGADLLCLSSITWNYGTRLPITEAVAMAHDTGARVLVDAVQSPGQVAVDVDEWGADFVVGAGHKWLLGPWGAGFLYVADDATAALEPQRVGYRSVADPNDPAAGFAAGARRLEVGTASPAPHAGLATAIECLDSIGFDTIEGRIERLTDRLKDGLDSDTLLSPREYESGLVTVDVDDPETTVERLVDHDIRVRSLPSPDAIRISVHAFNTTDDIDRVLSHL; this is encoded by the coding sequence ATGGACCCGCTCGATCTCCGCGCGGCGATCCCGGCGCTCGACGAGATCACGTATCTCAACACCGGTGCCGCGAGCCCCGCCCCGCGCCCCGTCATCGAAGCCGTCATCGACTGCGTCGAACACCAGCAGTACGTCGCGCCCGCCGCTGAGGGAATGTACCCCGCGCTCTTCGCGGCGCTCGACGATGCGCGGGGAACGGTCGCCGACTTCCTGGGTGCCGACCCGGACGAGATCGCGCTGACCCAGAGCACTGCCGACGGGATCAACCGGATCGCAACCGCGCTGCCGTGGCAAGAGGGCGACGTGGTGGTTCGGACCGACTGCGAGCATCCCGCCGGTATCCTGCCGTGGGAACGCCTCGCCGACCATCACGGCGTCGAGACCCGAGTCGTCGAAACCACTCGTGGCCGTCTCGACCGCGACGACCTCGCGACCGCGCTCGATGGCGCGGATCTACTCTGTCTCAGCTCGATCACGTGGAACTACGGCACGCGACTCCCGATCACGGAGGCGGTCGCGATGGCCCACGATACGGGGGCGCGCGTCCTGGTCGACGCGGTCCAGTCGCCCGGCCAGGTCGCAGTCGACGTCGACGAGTGGGGGGCTGACTTCGTCGTCGGAGCCGGCCACAAGTGGCTGCTCGGACCGTGGGGTGCGGGCTTTCTGTACGTCGCCGACGACGCCACCGCGGCGCTCGAACCACAGCGCGTCGGCTACCGGAGCGTCGCGGATCCGAACGATCCAGCTGCTGGCTTTGCCGCTGGCGCACGTCGGCTCGAAGTCGGCACCGCCTCGCCCGCCCCGCATGCTGGCCTCGCGACGGCTATCGAGTGTCTCGATTCGATCGGGTTCGACACCATCGAGGGCCGGATCGAGCGACTCACCGATCGGCTCAAGGACGGTCTCGATAGCGACACTCTCCTGAGCCCGCGCGAATACGAATCGGGCCTCGTGACCGTCGATGTCGACGATCCCGAAACCACCGTCGAGCGCCTTGTGGATCACGACATCCGGGTTCGATCGCTCCCGTCGCCCGACGCGATCCGGATCTCGGTCCACGCGTTCAACACGACCGACGACATCGATCGAGTGCTCTCACACCTCTGA
- a CDS encoding creatininase family protein — translation MYLADRTWPELGEYVASESLAVVPLGSTEQHGPHLPLATDHLIAEHLAREATDRADVLCTPTVNIGVSPHHRQFHGTMWVDAPAFRDYVESLARNLSYHGVDRIVFVNAHGGNTVHLREVGRRLRDDGTAYAIEWMWNDSIPELVDDLFETNGPHGGPKETAMIQHIAPDLVQDGKLDDARDGGIADLDEADVIINGARTFYDSIDNTENGVLGDQTDATAEKGERLFEAAADQLVQLLDWLDEQPCDALMAKPHVDPQPGSRQ, via the coding sequence ATGTATCTCGCGGATCGGACGTGGCCGGAACTCGGCGAGTACGTCGCGAGCGAGTCGCTCGCGGTCGTCCCACTTGGTTCGACCGAACAGCACGGTCCGCATCTCCCGCTCGCCACCGATCACCTGATCGCCGAGCATCTCGCTCGCGAGGCGACCGATCGGGCTGACGTGCTCTGTACCCCGACCGTGAACATCGGCGTGAGTCCCCACCATCGGCAGTTCCACGGCACGATGTGGGTCGACGCACCGGCCTTCCGGGACTACGTCGAGAGTCTCGCGCGCAACCTCTCGTATCACGGCGTCGACCGCATCGTGTTCGTCAACGCTCACGGCGGCAACACCGTCCACCTCCGCGAGGTCGGCCGGCGGCTCCGCGACGACGGCACCGCCTACGCGATCGAGTGGATGTGGAACGACTCGATCCCCGAACTCGTCGACGACCTCTTCGAGACGAACGGACCTCATGGCGGGCCGAAGGAGACCGCGATGATCCAGCATATCGCTCCTGACCTCGTTCAGGACGGAAAGCTCGACGACGCCCGGGACGGCGGGATCGCCGATCTCGACGAGGCCGACGTGATCATCAATGGCGCGCGGACGTTCTACGACTCGATCGACAACACCGAGAACGGCGTGCTGGGCGATCAGACCGACGCGACGGCGGAGAAAGGCGAGCGGTTGTTCGAGGCCGCGGCCGACCAGCTCGTTCAGCTGCTCGACTGGCTCGACGAGCAGCCGTGCGACGCGCTCATGGCGAAACCCCACGTCGACCCGCAGCCGGGTAGCAGGCAGTAG
- a CDS encoding adenylosuccinate synthase: MTVTIVGAQLGDEGKGGMVDRWSEPADVVCRYQGGDNAGHTVVYDDPTDERTESDDESAEYKLSLVPSGAIRGKTGVLGNGCVVNPATLFEEIEGLRDRGLDPDVRVAERAHVIFPYHRALDGIEEDAKEDHIGTTGNGIGPAYEDKAARRGIRVGDLLDPAVLRDRLESLVPRKRALCGSVYDRDPDAFDGAFDVDELFDEYRAYGERLVDNDMPVNCGAYLDERVERGEQLLFEGAQGTAIDIDHGNYPFVTSSNPTAGGAATGTGLGPTVVGSGEVIGVVKAYLSRVGAGPLPTEMGFVEGQTPAEGGDPDMAELADHIREAGGEYGTVTGRPRRIGWLDMPMLRHAARASGFSGLAINHVDTLAGIEELQVGHAYELDGETVETMPATTERWSECEPQYRSFDGWSEADWDAIADEGYDALPANARTYVEYISDELDVPISAIGVGPDREQTIVLDDPF; this comes from the coding sequence ATGACCGTAACGATCGTCGGCGCGCAGCTCGGCGACGAGGGGAAGGGCGGGATGGTCGACCGCTGGAGCGAGCCGGCCGACGTGGTCTGTCGGTATCAGGGCGGCGACAACGCCGGCCACACCGTCGTGTACGACGACCCGACCGACGAGCGAACCGAATCGGACGACGAAAGTGCGGAGTACAAACTCTCACTCGTGCCGAGCGGCGCGATTCGGGGCAAAACCGGCGTGCTCGGCAACGGCTGTGTCGTCAACCCCGCGACGCTGTTCGAGGAGATCGAGGGACTCCGCGACCGTGGACTCGACCCGGACGTTCGAGTGGCCGAACGCGCCCACGTCATCTTCCCGTATCACCGCGCGCTCGACGGGATCGAAGAGGACGCGAAAGAGGATCACATCGGCACCACCGGCAACGGTATCGGGCCGGCCTACGAGGACAAGGCGGCGCGCCGTGGGATTCGGGTCGGCGACCTGCTCGATCCCGCAGTGCTCCGCGACCGCCTCGAATCACTCGTTCCACGAAAGCGCGCGCTGTGTGGGTCGGTGTACGACCGCGATCCGGACGCGTTCGACGGCGCGTTCGACGTCGACGAGCTGTTCGACGAGTACCGCGCGTACGGCGAACGACTCGTCGACAACGACATGCCGGTGAACTGTGGCGCGTACCTCGACGAGCGCGTCGAGCGCGGCGAACAGCTCCTCTTCGAGGGTGCGCAGGGCACGGCGATCGACATCGACCACGGCAACTACCCCTTCGTGACCTCCTCGAACCCGACGGCCGGCGGTGCGGCCACGGGGACGGGTCTCGGGCCGACCGTCGTCGGTAGTGGCGAAGTCATCGGCGTCGTCAAGGCGTACCTCTCACGGGTCGGGGCGGGCCCGCTCCCGACCGAAATGGGGTTCGTCGAGGGCCAGACGCCGGCCGAGGGCGGCGACCCCGACATGGCGGAGCTCGCCGATCACATCCGCGAGGCTGGCGGCGAGTACGGCACCGTCACCGGCCGGCCGCGCCGGATCGGCTGGCTCGACATGCCGATGCTGCGTCACGCGGCGCGCGCGAGCGGGTTCTCCGGGCTCGCGATCAACCACGTCGACACGCTCGCGGGAATCGAGGAGCTTCAGGTGGGCCACGCCTACGAACTCGATGGTGAGACAGTCGAGACGATGCCAGCAACCACCGAGCGCTGGAGCGAGTGCGAGCCCCAGTACAGATCGTTCGACGGCTGGTCCGAGGCCGACTGGGACGCTATCGCGGACGAGGGCTACGATGCACTGCCAGCGAACGCCCGGACCTACGTCGAGTACATCAGCGACGAACTCGATGTCCCGATTTCGGCGATCGGCGTCGGTCCCGACCGCGAACAGACGATCGTCCTCGACGATCCGTTCTAA